One Kribbella sp. NBC_00662 genomic region harbors:
- a CDS encoding DinB family protein has protein sequence MSADAEGYPELDADERTTLEQFLDQYRRRALSCLERLTDVQARTRSLPATDLTPGGVVKHLAHLEDHWFIARVGGGELPEPWASAPLDTQPQWDFESAAGDTVEEISALYRAACTRSRHVASRLPTLDSRAPRPSFGKGPVTLRWVMVHMLEETACHVGHLDLLTDAITEQRP, from the coding sequence ATGAGTGCTGACGCTGAGGGATACCCGGAGCTCGACGCTGATGAGCGCACCACGCTCGAGCAGTTCCTCGATCAGTACCGTCGGCGGGCGCTTTCGTGTCTCGAGCGGCTGACGGACGTGCAGGCGCGAACGAGAAGCCTCCCGGCCACCGATCTGACGCCGGGTGGGGTCGTGAAGCATCTCGCGCATCTGGAAGATCATTGGTTCATTGCGCGAGTCGGAGGAGGCGAGCTTCCTGAGCCGTGGGCGTCGGCGCCGCTCGATACCCAACCGCAGTGGGACTTCGAGTCCGCGGCCGGCGACACTGTCGAAGAGATTTCCGCGCTTTACCGGGCGGCTTGCACTCGTAGTCGCCACGTCGCAAGCCGGCTTCCAACACTCGACAGCAGGGCGCCTCGCCCCTCGTTCGGCAAGGGTCCCGTGACACTTCGCTGGGTCATGGTGCACATGCTCGAGGAGACGGCCTGCCACGTCGGCCACCTCGACCTGCTGACCGACGCGATCACCGAGCAGCGCCCGTGA
- a CDS encoding DUF2237 family protein — MDSDLNVLGGPLEECGTDPVTGFYRDGCCTSGPEDLGSHTVCAVMTADFLAHQASVGNDLVTPRPEYNFPGLEPGDRWCVVAARWLQAYHAGAASPVVLASTHARTLDTVPLTALREHAVDVPSDPGSLT, encoded by the coding sequence ATGGACAGCGACCTGAACGTGCTCGGCGGACCGCTGGAGGAGTGCGGGACCGATCCGGTCACCGGCTTCTACCGCGACGGCTGCTGCACGAGCGGCCCCGAAGACCTTGGCAGCCACACCGTCTGTGCGGTGATGACCGCGGACTTCCTTGCCCACCAGGCCTCGGTCGGGAACGACCTCGTCACACCCCGCCCCGAGTACAACTTCCCGGGCCTCGAGCCGGGTGACCGCTGGTGCGTGGTCGCCGCCCGCTGGCTGCAGGCGTACCACGCCGGCGCCGCGTCTCCCGTCGTACTCGCCTCCACTCACGCCCGCACACTCGACACCGTCCCGCTCACGGCGCTCCGCGAGCACGCGGTCGACGTACCCTCCGATCCGGGCTCACTGACCTGA
- a CDS encoding class II 3-deoxy-7-phosphoheptulonate synthase has product MQFATLTAGGVPGVPSLDELRGLKPLQQPEWPDAAVLDQVIAELRTLPPLVFAGECDDLTTKIGAVARGEAFILQGGDCAETFAGVTAENIRAKLRVLLQMSVVLQYAASVPVVKIGRIAGQYAKPRSSGEETRDGVTLPSYRGDAVNGFDFTPESRIPDPQRLRGVYNAAAATLNLTRAFTTGGYADLHQVHAWNTDFVKSSPVGRRYEQLASEIERALAFMRACGATSDEFRTVDFYASHEALILEYEHALTRIDSRTEQPYDVSGHLLWVGERTRQLDGAHVEFLASLSNPLGVKIGPTTTPEYIRALIDKLNPKGIEGRLTFITRMGAAKIRSALPPLLEAVRDHGSPIAWVSDPMHGNTYETPNGYKTRNFDDVMDEVQGFFDAHEQVGTWPGGVHMELTGDDVTECLGGGEELVAEDLVNRYETACDPRLNRHQSLELAFLVAERLRGAQA; this is encoded by the coding sequence ATGCAATTTGCGACGTTGACGGCCGGTGGAGTGCCGGGGGTTCCGAGTCTGGACGAGCTGCGGGGGCTGAAGCCGCTGCAGCAGCCCGAGTGGCCGGACGCGGCCGTGCTGGACCAGGTGATCGCCGAGCTCCGGACGCTGCCGCCGCTGGTCTTCGCCGGTGAGTGCGACGACCTGACCACGAAGATCGGTGCCGTCGCCCGCGGTGAGGCCTTCATCCTGCAGGGTGGCGACTGCGCGGAGACGTTCGCCGGTGTGACCGCGGAGAACATCCGGGCCAAGCTCCGGGTGCTCCTGCAGATGTCGGTCGTCCTGCAGTACGCCGCCAGCGTGCCGGTGGTGAAGATCGGCCGGATCGCCGGGCAGTACGCGAAGCCGCGTTCGTCCGGTGAGGAGACCCGGGACGGCGTGACGCTGCCGTCGTACCGCGGTGACGCCGTCAACGGCTTCGACTTCACTCCTGAGTCGCGGATCCCGGATCCTCAGCGCCTGCGCGGGGTCTACAACGCGGCCGCCGCGACGCTGAACCTGACCCGCGCGTTCACCACCGGTGGGTACGCCGACCTGCACCAGGTGCACGCCTGGAACACGGACTTCGTGAAGTCGTCCCCGGTCGGCCGCCGCTACGAGCAGCTGGCGTCGGAGATCGAGCGGGCGCTCGCGTTCATGCGGGCCTGCGGCGCGACGTCGGACGAGTTCCGGACGGTCGACTTCTACGCGTCGCACGAGGCGCTGATCCTCGAGTACGAACACGCTCTGACCCGGATCGACTCGCGGACCGAGCAGCCGTACGACGTGTCCGGCCACCTGCTCTGGGTGGGGGAGCGGACCCGGCAGCTGGACGGCGCCCACGTCGAGTTCCTGGCCTCGCTGTCGAACCCGCTCGGCGTCAAGATCGGGCCGACCACGACACCGGAGTACATCCGGGCCCTGATCGACAAGCTGAACCCGAAGGGGATCGAGGGGCGGCTCACGTTCATCACCCGGATGGGTGCGGCCAAGATCCGCTCGGCGCTGCCGCCGCTGCTGGAGGCGGTCCGCGATCACGGCTCGCCGATCGCGTGGGTGAGCGACCCGATGCACGGAAACACGTACGAGACGCCGAACGGGTACAAGACCCGCAACTTCGACGACGTGATGGACGAGGTCCAAGGCTTCTTCGACGCGCACGAGCAGGTCGGGACGTGGCCGGGCGGCGTACACATGGAGCTGACCGGCGACGACGTGACCGAGTGTCTCGGCGGCGGTGAGGAGCTGGTCGCGGAGGACCTCGTGAACCGGTACGAGACGGCGTGCGACCCGCGGTTGAACCGGCATCAGTCACTGGAGTTGGCGTTCCTGGTGGCGGAGCGGCTGCGGGGCGCGCAGGCATGA
- a CDS encoding ribose-phosphate diphosphokinase encodes MREIVVFSGSAHIELAEQICRDLGVPLSPVEIHRFSNDCLQVQLQANCRQRDVYIVQPLVPPTQEHLMELLLMIDAARGASAQQITAVIPHYAYARSDKKDASRISIGGRLVADMLTTAGANRVLTMALHAPQVHGFFSVPVDHLTAIGVLADHFRGRDLSDTVVVSPDLGNAKTATQFARLLGTPVAAGSKQRLADDRVVIDAIVGDVAGKRAIILDDEIATGGSIIELLDRLKDRGCTQAAVACTHGLFAGPAVERLRSHPSITEVISTDTVPRPDGFPELQVTSVAGLFAEAIKRIHDGESVSSLFDGVDPTHAPPQPKLPF; translated from the coding sequence GTGCGAGAGATCGTCGTGTTCAGCGGAAGTGCCCACATCGAGTTGGCGGAGCAGATCTGCAGGGATCTCGGCGTACCGCTTTCACCGGTCGAGATCCATCGTTTCAGCAATGACTGCCTGCAGGTCCAACTCCAGGCGAACTGCCGGCAACGCGACGTGTACATCGTGCAACCGCTGGTGCCGCCGACGCAGGAGCACCTGATGGAGCTGCTGCTGATGATCGACGCCGCCCGCGGCGCATCGGCCCAGCAGATCACCGCGGTCATCCCGCACTACGCGTACGCGCGCTCCGACAAGAAGGACGCGTCCCGCATCTCGATCGGCGGCCGCCTGGTCGCGGACATGCTGACGACGGCCGGCGCCAATCGCGTGCTGACGATGGCGTTGCATGCGCCGCAGGTGCACGGCTTCTTCTCCGTACCGGTCGATCACCTGACCGCGATCGGCGTACTCGCCGACCACTTCCGCGGCCGCGACCTGAGCGACACCGTCGTCGTCAGCCCCGACCTGGGCAACGCGAAGACCGCGACCCAGTTCGCCCGTCTGCTGGGCACGCCCGTCGCCGCCGGCAGCAAGCAGCGCCTGGCCGACGACCGGGTCGTCATCGACGCGATCGTCGGCGACGTAGCCGGCAAACGCGCGATCATCCTCGACGACGAGATCGCCACCGGCGGCTCGATCATCGAACTCCTCGACCGCCTGAAGGACCGCGGCTGCACCCAAGCCGCCGTCGCCTGCACCCACGGCCTCTTCGCCGGCCCCGCCGTGGAACGCCTCCGCTCCCACCCCTCCATCACCGAAGTCATCAGCACCGACACCGTCCCCCGCCCCGACGGCTTCCCCGAACTCCAGGTCACCTCGGTAGCCGGCCTCTTCGCCGAAGCCATCAAACGAATCCACGACGGCGAATCCGTCAGCAGCCTCTTCGACGGCGTAGACCCCACCCACGCCCCACCCCAACCCAAACTCCCCTTCTAG
- a CDS encoding low specificity L-threonine aldolase, which translates to MIDLRSDTVTRPSAEMLAAMASAPVGDDVYGEDPTVNALEEQVAGLLGHEAGLFTVTGSLANMLGVQALVPRGGEVLCEASAHIVRAELGSHAAVNGVTTRTWSAPAGQIDLDQIRALIAADLGPYFVQTSAVSVENTHNFGGGAIQHGYDALADELDARDIPLHLDGARLWNASVASGMPVAAYASRAAAASVCLSKGLGAPVGSVLVGSTELIREARVWRKRLGGGWRQAGVLAAAGLYAVAHNVERLAEDHANARAIADVLADAAPGSVKPDQVETNIVVADLAATGRTVAEVVAAAKEAGVLVGGVGATQLRVVTHLDASAEDCRAAAEVLARIIG; encoded by the coding sequence ATGATCGATCTTCGGTCGGACACCGTCACCCGGCCTTCGGCGGAGATGCTGGCCGCGATGGCGTCGGCGCCTGTGGGCGACGACGTGTACGGCGAGGATCCGACCGTCAACGCCTTGGAAGAGCAGGTCGCGGGCCTGCTCGGTCATGAGGCCGGCCTGTTCACCGTCACCGGCTCGCTGGCGAACATGCTCGGCGTCCAGGCCCTGGTGCCGCGTGGCGGCGAGGTGCTCTGTGAGGCGAGCGCGCATATCGTCCGCGCCGAGCTCGGCTCGCACGCGGCCGTCAACGGCGTGACGACGCGGACCTGGAGCGCGCCGGCCGGACAGATCGACCTCGACCAGATCCGTGCGCTGATCGCCGCCGACCTCGGTCCGTACTTCGTCCAGACGTCGGCGGTCTCGGTCGAGAACACGCACAACTTCGGCGGCGGAGCGATCCAGCACGGGTACGACGCCCTCGCCGACGAACTCGACGCCCGCGACATCCCGCTGCACCTGGACGGCGCGCGGCTGTGGAACGCGTCCGTGGCCTCGGGTATGCCGGTTGCTGCTTATGCGTCGCGGGCCGCGGCCGCCAGCGTCTGCCTGTCGAAGGGTCTGGGTGCACCGGTCGGCTCCGTGCTGGTCGGCTCCACCGAGCTGATCCGCGAGGCACGTGTCTGGCGCAAGCGCCTCGGCGGCGGCTGGCGGCAGGCCGGCGTACTCGCCGCGGCCGGGTTGTACGCCGTTGCGCACAACGTCGAGCGGCTCGCCGAGGATCACGCGAACGCGCGGGCGATCGCCGACGTACTCGCGGATGCTGCGCCGGGCTCGGTGAAGCCGGACCAGGTCGAGACGAACATCGTGGTCGCCGACCTGGCCGCGACCGGTCGCACGGTCGCCGAGGTGGTGGCAGCCGCGAAGGAGGCCGGCGTACTGGTGGGCGGTGTGGGCGCGACGCAGCTGCGGGTCGTGACACATCTCGACGCTTCGGCCGAGGACTGCCGCGCGGCGGCGGAAGTGCTGGCGCGCATCATCGGGTGA
- a CDS encoding lysophospholipid acyltransferase family protein, whose protein sequence is MIKLLFRPKVTGLEHVPTDGPALLVSNHLAFCDSIFLPVSVPRQIVFPAKSEYFTGPGLKGKLVATFFRSVGQIPIDRSGGRASLAALNTGLSILEKGGLFGIYPEGTRSPDGRLYKGKTGVARMAIVAGVPVIPVAMIDTEKLQPAGRMRPNLFYREKGKLLPRLVRPGVAFGKPMDFSRYEGMERDRFVLRSVTDEIMYALMELSGQEYVDMYAEKAKELIKAGESVDAHLRLGDTKAS, encoded by the coding sequence TTGATCAAGCTGCTCTTCCGGCCCAAGGTCACCGGCCTGGAGCACGTGCCGACCGACGGCCCGGCGCTGCTGGTCAGCAACCACCTGGCGTTCTGCGACTCGATCTTCCTGCCGGTCTCGGTACCGCGGCAGATCGTCTTCCCGGCCAAGTCGGAGTACTTCACCGGCCCCGGCCTGAAGGGCAAGCTGGTCGCCACGTTCTTCCGCTCGGTGGGCCAGATCCCGATCGACCGGTCCGGCGGGCGCGCCTCGCTGGCCGCGCTGAACACCGGGCTGAGCATCCTCGAGAAGGGCGGCCTGTTCGGGATCTACCCCGAGGGCACCCGCTCGCCCGACGGCCGGTTGTACAAGGGCAAGACCGGCGTCGCCCGGATGGCGATCGTGGCCGGCGTCCCGGTGATCCCGGTCGCGATGATCGACACCGAGAAGCTGCAGCCCGCCGGCCGGATGCGGCCGAACCTGTTCTACCGGGAAAAGGGCAAGCTGCTGCCGAGGCTGGTCCGCCCGGGCGTCGCGTTCGGCAAGCCGATGGACTTCTCCCGCTACGAGGGTATGGAGCGGGACCGGTTCGTCCTGCGATCGGTCACCGACGAGATCATGTACGCGCTGATGGAGCTGTCCGGCCAGGAGTACGTCGACATGTACGCCGAGAAGGCCAAGGAGCTGATCAAGGCCGGCGAATCGGTCGACGCGCACCTGCGTCTCGGCGACACCAAGGCCAGCTGA
- a CDS encoding alpha/beta hydrolase produces the protein MRRLEGAPAVLGWGVCEERTGEESSVPVQAHAEEFRSPGTGANAAVGVLLSHGFTGSPKSMRPFAEHLAAEGYGVAVPRLPGHGTSWQEMNKTGWPDWYAVLDNELLRLRKEHDHVFLVGLSMGGCLVLRLAEQHGADVSGLVLINPSVRTDDKRLALLPVLSRLVPSFPGISNDIKKPDVDEGAYDKMPLRALHSLSQLWKLTRDDLPEVTQPVLLFRSTVDHVVEPSSGRTVLSSISSRDVTETLLEDSYHVATLDNDAPRIFADTSAFIRRLSGNSDA, from the coding sequence ATGCGACGATTGGAGGGCGCTCCGGCCGTCCTCGGCTGGGGCGTCTGTGAGGAACGGACCGGCGAGGAGTCGAGCGTGCCAGTGCAAGCCCACGCGGAGGAGTTTCGCAGTCCCGGCACCGGGGCGAACGCGGCCGTCGGAGTCCTGCTCAGCCACGGGTTCACCGGCTCACCCAAGTCGATGCGGCCCTTCGCCGAACACCTCGCCGCCGAGGGGTACGGCGTCGCCGTCCCGCGCCTGCCCGGGCACGGGACCAGCTGGCAGGAGATGAACAAGACGGGCTGGCCCGACTGGTACGCCGTACTCGACAACGAGCTCCTGCGCTTGCGCAAGGAACACGACCACGTCTTCCTGGTCGGACTGTCGATGGGCGGCTGCCTCGTCCTGCGGCTGGCGGAGCAGCACGGCGCGGACGTTTCCGGTCTGGTCCTGATCAACCCGTCGGTGCGCACCGACGACAAGCGGCTGGCGCTGCTGCCGGTGCTGTCCAGGCTGGTGCCGTCGTTCCCCGGCATCTCGAACGACATCAAGAAGCCGGACGTCGACGAGGGCGCGTACGACAAGATGCCGCTGCGCGCGCTGCATTCGCTGTCGCAGCTGTGGAAGCTCACCCGCGACGATTTGCCCGAAGTCACTCAGCCGGTGCTGCTGTTCCGCAGTACTGTCGATCATGTGGTGGAGCCGAGCTCGGGGCGGACGGTGCTGTCCTCGATCTCGTCCCGCGACGTGACCGAGACCCTGCTCGAGGACAGCTATCACGTGGCAACCCTGGACAACGACGCACCGCGGATCTTCGCGGACACCTCAGCCTTCATCAGGCGGCTGAGCGGTAACAGTGATGCGTGA
- a CDS encoding adenosine deaminase: MNDADFDVKALPKAELHLHLEGTLEPETIFQFAERNRIPLPYADVDDLAGRYRFDDLQSFLDLYYANMATLRTVEDFADMTEAYLVRASVAGVRHAEVFLDPQAHTGRGIPLETVLEGVTSALSASERRHGISTGLIVTILRDLSSESAMTTLDAVLACGADVVGIGLDSAEVGHPPSKFVEVFAKARANGLRAVAHAGEEGPPSYIWEALDLLRAERIDHGVRCLEDDALVHRLAAEQIPLTVCPLSNVRLQVVRDLSQHPLPAMLSRDLLVTVNSDDPAYFGGYVDDNYAAVRASLSLSPETLCKLASNSIRASFLDNTRKSALLTEIATITASLSTKVEGFRAG, from the coding sequence ATGAACGACGCCGACTTCGACGTCAAAGCCCTGCCGAAGGCCGAACTGCACCTTCACCTGGAAGGCACGCTCGAACCCGAGACCATCTTCCAGTTCGCGGAGCGCAACCGGATCCCGCTGCCGTACGCCGATGTCGACGACCTCGCCGGTCGGTATCGGTTCGACGATCTGCAGTCTTTTCTCGATCTGTACTACGCGAACATGGCGACGCTCCGGACAGTCGAGGACTTCGCCGACATGACCGAGGCGTACCTGGTCCGGGCATCCGTCGCCGGGGTCCGGCATGCCGAAGTCTTTCTGGACCCGCAGGCACACACCGGCCGCGGCATCCCGCTCGAAACTGTCCTCGAAGGTGTGACGTCAGCCCTCAGCGCCTCCGAGCGGCGGCACGGGATCAGCACCGGACTGATCGTCACGATCTTGCGCGACCTCAGTTCCGAATCAGCCATGACCACGCTCGACGCAGTACTTGCATGCGGCGCCGACGTCGTCGGCATCGGACTCGACTCGGCAGAAGTCGGCCACCCGCCGTCGAAGTTCGTCGAGGTTTTCGCCAAGGCACGCGCCAACGGCCTGCGCGCGGTCGCTCACGCCGGTGAAGAGGGCCCGCCCAGCTACATCTGGGAAGCGCTCGACCTTCTCCGCGCCGAGCGCATCGACCATGGCGTGCGCTGCTTGGAAGACGATGCCCTGGTCCATCGGTTGGCAGCCGAGCAGATACCGCTCACTGTCTGCCCACTGTCCAACGTACGACTCCAGGTAGTGCGTGACCTCTCGCAGCACCCGTTGCCGGCGATGCTCTCACGCGATCTCCTGGTCACCGTCAACTCGGACGACCCCGCCTATTTCGGCGGGTACGTGGACGACAACTATGCAGCTGTCCGGGCCTCCCTGTCCCTCTCACCTGAGACCCTCTGCAAGCTAGCATCCAACTCGATCCGAGCATCCTTCCTCGACAACACACGCAAGTCAGCCCTACTGACCGAGATCGCAACCATCACTGCAAGCCTTAGCACGAAGGTGGAGGGATTCAGAGCAGGATGA